A single Fundulus heteroclitus isolate FHET01 chromosome 4, MU-UCD_Fhet_4.1, whole genome shotgun sequence DNA region contains:
- the gas6 gene encoding growth arrest-specific protein 6, with amino-acid sequence MWLTPTKSASSSVVLLILLAVRWSHSVVISPREANQFLRRHRRAYQVFEETKQGHLERECVEERCSKEEAREVFENDPETDYFYPKYMACVEKFGDSEKKKQDLITCVHNIPDQCSPNPCNPRGTVRCEDKKGDFHCHCFTGWTGASCEQDVDECTKDNGGCDHVCNNTIGSYRCSCHEGFTLADRHLCADVDECQDASVCGTALCQNVEGRYECLCEDGYVYDNESRSCVDVDECESGVCEEECLNVPGSFRCFCDGRQGRKLGRDLRSCKPITACMSPSLKRNPRSLYLGRMFSAVPVVRLRFRRMVHTGFSAEFDLRTFDNEGVIFFAGGHLNSSWIVLAVHQGRLELQLKYGPVSRVTSSGPLVNDGQWRKISVEEQGRSLVIKIDREAVMKIAVNGDLFTLKKGVHELNLTVGGVPFKVDGLVNQINPRLDGCMKEWRWLTGEDTSIQETIQSNDNMQCFSSEVPGAYYPGAGFALFNISYESKNLSIQMTLRPLSGVGVLFALVHQDKVPLSIALSDYNPATDEWRDFILVSVGDVAIASSPAALCDGESHSVQVTITGNQTLLLVDGQPGRSEESEHTTDVFSQSSTFIGGLPDMSLVSTLVSAPYSGCMEVAVNGQALDLDKAIHKHNNIRSHSCPLLSSQL; translated from the exons ATGTGGCTGACCCCGACAAAGTCCGCCTCATCGTCGGTCGTCCTGCTAATCCTGCTGGCAGTCCGCTGGTCCCACAGCG TTGTAATCTCTCCCCGAGAGGCGAACCAGTTTCTGCGCAGACACAGGCGAGCATATCAAGTTTTCGAAGAGACGAAGCAAGGACACTTGGAGAGGGAGTGTGTGGAGGAGAGGTGCTCCAAGGAGGAGGCTAGGGAGGTGTTTGAAAACGACCCGGAGACG GACTACTTCTATCCCAAGTACATGG CCTGTGTGGAGAAATTTGGAGATTCTGAGAAGAAAAAGCAGGATCTGATCACATGTGTGCATA acATACCGGACCAGTGCTCGCCCAATCCTTGCAATCCCAGAGGCACGGTGCGCTGCGAAGACAAAAAGGGCGACTTCCACTGTCACTGCTTCACAGGCTGGACGGGAGCCAGTTGTGAGCAAG atGTCGATGAGTGCACCAAAGACAACGGAGGCTGCGATCACGTGTGCAACAACACCATAGGGAGTTACCGCTGCTCCTGTCATGAGGGCTTCACGCTGGCGGATCGCCACCTGTGTGCCG ACGTCGACGAGTGCCAGGACGCGAGCGTGTGCGGAACGGCGCTCTGCCAGAACGTCGAGGGCCGCTACGAGTGCTTGTGTGAGGACGGCTACGTCTACGACAACGAGAGCCGAAGCTGTGTGG ATGTGGACGAGTGCGAGTCGGGCGTCTGCGAGGAGGAGTGTTTGAACGTTCCCGGGAGTTTCCGCTGCTTCTGTGACGGCCGTCAGGGCAGGAAGCTGGGACGGGACCTGAGGAGCTGTAAG CCCATAACGGCCTGTATGTCGCCTTCCCTGAAGAGGAATCCTCGCTCTCTTTATCTGGGTCGCATGTTCAGCGCCGTGCCCGTCGTGCGGCTGCGTTTCCGCCGCATGGTCCACACGGG TTTCTCTGCAGAGTTCGACCTGCGCACCTTCGACAACGAGGGGGTGATCTTCTTCGCGGGCGGTCACCTCAACAGCTCCTGGATCGTGCTCGCAGTGCACCAGGGGAggctggagctgcagctcaAGTACGGTCCCGTCAGCAGAGTCACCAGCAGCGGGCCCCTGGTCAACGACGGCCAGTGGAGAAAG ATCTCCGTGGAGGAGCAGGGCCGAAGTCTGGTGATCAAGATCGACAGGGAGGCCGTGATGAAGATCGCCGTGAACGGTGACCTGTTTACGCTGAAGAAGGGCGTGCACGAACTCAACCTGACTGTAGGAGGAGTTCCTTTCAAAGTGGACGGCCTCGTCAATCAG ATCAATCCCCGCCTGGACGGCTGCATGAAGGAGTGGCGCTGGCTGACGGGCGAAGACACCTCCATCCAGGAAACCATCCAGTCCAACGACAACATGCAGTGTTTCAGCTCCGAGGTTCCTGGAGCGTATTACCCTGGAGCCGGCTTCGCCCTCTTCAACATCAGCTACG AATCCAAGAACCTGAGCATCCAGATGACGCTGCGGCCGCTTTCTGGCGTCGGAGTGCTGTTTGCTCTGGTCCACCAGGACAAAGTGCCTCTCTCCATCGCTCTGTCCGACTACAACCCCGCCACCGACGAGTGGCGAGAC TTCATCCTGGTTTCCGTAGGCGACGTAGCCATCGCCAGCTCACCTGCGGCCCTGTGCGACGGCGAGAGTCACAGCGTCCAGGTGACCATCACGGGAAACCAGACTCTTCTTCTGGTCGACGGCCAGCCTGGACGCAGTGAAGAATCAGAACACACTACAGACGTCTTCTCACAGTCCAGCACCTTCATAGGAGGCCTCCCAG ACATGTCCCTGGTGTCCACGCTGGTGTCGGCGCCCTACAGCGGCTGCATGGAGGTCGCTGTGAACGGACAGGCTCTGGATCTGGACAAGGCCATCCACAAGCACAACAACATCCGCTCTCACTCCTGCCCCCTGCTGAGCTCTcagctgtga